A DNA window from Siniperca chuatsi isolate FFG_IHB_CAS linkage group LG6, ASM2008510v1, whole genome shotgun sequence contains the following coding sequences:
- the LOC122877633 gene encoding cortexin-1-like: protein MNTFPSFSTPPPNTPIQSACKPCFRAPWRMNDVPTLDYELLLSPASSSLPGGPGGGSSSPPLTLIGVDNEQRTALAFVGLLMLFLVFLLVRCFRILLDPYSRMPASSWTDHKEGLERGQFDYALV, encoded by the coding sequence ATGAACACCTTCCCTTCCTTCTCCACACCTCCTCCAAATACACCCATCCAGTCAGCTTGTAAGCCCTGTTTTCGGGCCCCGTGGAGGATGAACGATGTGCCCACACTTGACTACGAGTTGCTGCTGTCCCCGGCCAGCTCCTCACTCCCCGGCGGTCCtggcggtggcagcagcagccccCCTCTGACCTTGATCGGGGTGGACAATGAGCAGCGCACTGCCTTGGCCTTCGTAGGCCTCCTCATGCTCTTCCTGGTCTTCCTGCTGGTCAGGTGCTTCAGGATCCTGCTGGACCCCTACAGCCGCATGCCTGCATCATCCTGGACTGACCACAAGGAGGGGCTGGAGAGGGGCCAGTTTGATTATGCACTGGTGTAG